The genomic DNA TTTCGATAGCGGGTTTAGTCTTCAACGATTTCATAAAGGGTTGCTTGTCTGtcaccagttttattttaatagcaaatTTATGGCAAAGAAATCATTGTGTTAAATAGGAGGTGTTTAAGATACCCTACATATGTTATAGTTCTCAATGTGTGCTATTGTTATCTTATTTGATATCTTATTAACAATGTTCAAATTATTCATATGCATGCATATCTTATCATAGTTAAGCAGTCGACCTTAGTATTTTCTCACGATCGCAATATAAGGAGTAAAGCTATAAATAGCTCGATCATTTACGCCGCAATCGGtacgaatttattattaattcctTTACTTTCAAGATTTACAGACGacctttttttaacataatttaaaaaaaagttatctaTTAGTCCTGACTTAAACGTGGAACTGTCAACTCAAAATTCCAAGGTTCAATGAAAGAATAAATCATATATGGCGACTACATTAATATGACGAGATGAGTACTGTCCGCATTGACAGTACTGGACAgagtcgaaaaaaaaaaatactttgaaagaAACCCATCACCTCAAGTAAAATGAAcgtgaaacaaagaaaatatttttatattccgtaactttcacacaacgccatctagtgtcaaactaagccaACTATTGAAGgaagaaaacctttttgctcTTCAAGCTTCAGCagcttcatttaattttgcCCTACAAAGATGAGTTACTACTTATGTATTCCCATACCTGGCAACTCTTCCGGGATTTCGAAGGGACGAGGCGGCGTGACTGATACCTCGTCATCTTTACTTAGCCCCGGGGCCTCTGGGATTTCTGGCTCGTCATCGTAATCCACTATGATGTGCGCTGGAGTCTGTTGACGTAGGAATTTAATATACCGAATTAAATATATagaatatttgacaaaaaacgattttttttttgcttaggCGGGTAATCCTTATGGAAAGCCACCTTCtcggggaggaagtgggtagtgtcagactcttactgactaaagcttaaccgccgtacagcgtccccgtatttagtaggtgcgcggGCATGAACagcatttcaacacgcaccgaCTGCGGGGCACCGTCGGCTTATAGATGCCGACGGCTTCGTTCGTTATGACAAATAAAAACCTAGCTATTCCGTCAGCTAGATTTGTAAAATACgagttttatgtataatataaatttatattttatatataataaattaatattgaccaACCTCAGCGAATGAAATTCTTTGGTAAGGCGATACATATGGCATATCTTCATCTTCGACCCGGTTCATTGCTGCTGAAGACTCAGACAGATATACTGTGAAAAATAACTATAAccttaattgttttgtttttataaatgttaggCGACACTTTTTAGTCGGGGAATCAGGTCTAAGTTTCCCATAAATATATGTCACGATATTCTTTATCGTAAAATCCAAAAAGACAAAAGAAGGGTTCTGTTAATAAAGTAGACGGTAACACGCCCTTATCATGGCTTTGTACGAGTAAATGCAAGGCCGAAGGGGTTTAAGGAAATTTTTAAGAGGTTTAAGTAATCAAGGCTCTGTTTTGGATTTTTCTCTGGATTCTTATTTCAATTTGTCGAgaatttagtttataatatttttttattctatgcTGTTTCCCAAAATAAATCGGACCTCGTACAGTCCGATCGATCAATCACGTTAATAGGAggtaatatataagtaagttccATAAAGAAGTAGTCACCGCGCATAGGTGGGCCCGCCGCCTCTGTCAGTGACGTCATCACACTGAACTGCCGGCATCTTGATGCCCTTGCTGGTTCCACCTAtttgtatcttcttcttctccGACTTCTCCTCTAGATAGTCGTCGTCTTCTTTATGAGTCAACGTCATCATAGGATCGTAAGATAAACcgtgtttttctttaacctcATTTTCAAACATTCCATTGACGTCATCTTCACGGactttaattttctaaaagtaaaaaaggaaCGTAAGTATGTGGATTTAGTATCGTGTACGCCGTGTAAGGCATAGTGCTTTGGATACATGTCTAGTTTTGTCCAGCTTGTGATAGTATATAGAAGATCGCGATTTTAAAATCACTGTCCTGAATATCTGGTTTCGAATGAGGatttatatctaatattattgtgaattttGAAACTTACAATAAGAGGACCAAGACTGATCTCTCGTGACCCAGCAATGTCCAGCGGTGGGCCTGGGATTCCCACTTTACGGCCAggtttcttcttcttctctgtAGGCTGCAGGTGACGTAATACATTCCTTCGGACGTGGTAACCCCTGTAGGCTGCCTAAAATAGTAATTAGAGTAATATGAATTGTATTACATTCTTGCTTGTTTACTTGATGAAATCAACCAAAGAATGTACAGAAATCTTACGGCGATCTTTTTAGGTAATTTGTGATCTGTGTAAGCCGTTTCTGTCCCGGCTACGAGCagtgatttaattattaattaacttactgCCTTAGGGAaaactttgtatgaaaattgtaaaacttaTTAGTAGTAAATCTTAAATGACTCAGTCtcgcatattttttaaaaggacttcaataaaatcattcaaaaatattattgtttagtttcagacccaaccagGCTCCTTAATTAATAGCTTACGTGGCGGAAAAGTTCCAATAATAATGTGAAATTGATTCCATACTTGGATTCTCTCCGTAGCTCTATGCAGGTCGCTCAACGAGGGTTTGGTCTTCTTGTACACTTCCAGCGTGTGCATGGCCGCTTTCCTCCCAAGCCTCTTCAGGATTCTCTGACATTCCCTGTGTTCAAATATGTCAGAAATATAGAATCTTAATCTAATACCAGATCCTACAATACAACTTCAGGATCTACAAACGCTTTTTTGTGACGCCGCTTATGATATGAAATTATGAACGCTTAGCAACGCGATggtaaatcaatcaataattgCGATGAGAAAAGAtcataatttagatttttacgtttcttcatacattttaaattatttcagtttaacGCATGTAAGATCCGCTGGTGGTTTTACTAAAATACTTGTAACCAGTAAGTACCTTAATGAGCATGTTCTTCCTGTACCAATAGTCTCTGTGAGCGTTTCTCGCCACTTGACACACTTTGGCGGACAGTTCTTCATCCATAGGCACCTTAAAAGGATCTTCTTAAGAATTGCGGTTTCTTTGAccttttctgaaaataaaatggataaaatgtaataatttcaaGCGGCACTGGTGATTTTTTAACTGGTTCTTCACTGAGTAGGACCCCTGGTCAGTCAATGTctctaaattaaattgatttgtattATACTTCTGTAAATCTCATTACGCAAAAATTGAAGCTATGGAACTATTCTGTTACCTTTGCCTTCTTCGAGTTCCAGCCCTTcgatttcagttttaataatgTTGGCTACTACATCCACATCCTCTTGCTGCAAGCCCACGCGCAGCAGATGTTCGGAGACTGGATGGCCGGCAGTCGCACAGGTCGTCCAGGATCTTCACCGCCAGGATGCCGTGCTCACGAGTGATCAGTAACGCTGACAGGTAGTTCGTTATGAAGTCGTAGAGTTTCGGCGGTTGCCAGCGTAACACCTAGGTGGAGTTAATTGAAGGTGTTTTTATATGTATAGGCATGTATTTATTGCTTCTTTCTTTTGTGTTAGTTTCATTGGAACATAAAACACGGAatcttatttattcaattaatggTTTATGTAAGGACATGAATAGTCTAAAAATCTAcaagttaaatgtaatattttgcggcttatttgaaaataattggtGTTCATTTTCAGCTTGGAAAAGGAAGGTGGGAAAGTTTAAACAAGTGGTTCATGATCATTTCctcattttatattgatgaaGCTTCTAAGGAGGTAGGTCCTTTATTTCGTCTTCTTtgtacttatttctttttattcacTTTAGTTAAGTTCATGAAAAGAGACGTGATGCTTTTCAGAGGCGTAGGTACATGGGGACACACGTCCAACATGCTCACACCTTGTTGAGAACTTCAGTTTATAATGTAACATGGGCATCTACAAGTGTAAGTAGTCTAGGGttgtttattcttattattactCACCTCACGCGTGATATCCGACATTAGCTCCCGAAGCCCATTAGGGACAGAGAATACGTTTGAACAGCCGTGTTTTTGGAGCAACTCGTTCATTTTTATTCAGtgtttttcgtaatttttcttcCGTCACCAACAACCTGCTGACAGTTCAAGTTCTTTACCAATAGACCATGATATAATCATCCTCTTTTCTACGAGCTATCATTGTAAATAgatcgtatattttttttacaatggtatattttttgtcagtGTACTTTGATTactgttagaaaaaaaatagcgcgattataatttgattatttcctCTAAGGTGTAGAGGTAtaatcaaagtaataaaatatttattgccaaGCATAATAGGCGGCATGCAGTGCTATTAGCAAACTCCGTATAGTGTACCTACATATTCATAAAATGAAGTGTGaacattttgcataaaatttcCTAAACAGGAAAACTTGACTAGTGCTTATTATATTTGGCTATACCTAGGCGCAAAATGCCTTTTATTCGAGATATTGATTTTGCAAAATGATTTGTTGAACGgtgtaacgttttttttaacagataCTCTAAGGATACTATAGTCACATATACGTCTGTCAGTGTCAAAACAAGTCTATCTGTGTAAAATTCGATTAGGGGTCATCTTAGGGGCGAAGTAACCTGCCCTTTTTCCCAGGGTGCACTACCGAAACGAAATACCGTGCTGCAATGGTGCTAAGGGGTTATTTAGACCTTAAAATGCTAGTTCATTTGATAACCTCAAATGACcgataacaaaaataataaataaattctttgttttgataCATTTCGGTTATCTAATTACATTCAATGACATTAATGATCTAATTCTTTCTTATCTGTACAATGTTTGAAGTATAACTTCGTTTCACTCATGGTTCTCTTTTCCGACAGTCA from Trichoplusia ni isolate ovarian cell line Hi5 chromosome 19 unlocalized genomic scaffold, tn1 tig00003849_group18, whole genome shotgun sequence includes the following:
- the LOC113506572 gene encoding uncharacterized protein LOC113506572, with the translated sequence MTSLTEAAGPPMRVYLSESSAAMNRVEDEDMPYVSPYQRISFAETPAHIIVDYDDEPEIPEAPGLSKDDEVSVTPPRPFEIPEELPASPKPPSAPQSARTDVEDATDGNAEYKE